The following are encoded in a window of Brachyhypopomus gauderio isolate BG-103 chromosome 18, BGAUD_0.2, whole genome shotgun sequence genomic DNA:
- the LOC143481835 gene encoding uncharacterized protein LOC143481835 isoform X5, with the protein MPRDMAVLLLYGFVLLVLCRPSLQGGIFTPAAGGGAGAGLGTGIGPAAGQGAGVSPFGTGLGPGFGPGGIGPGGGLGTRPGVGIGAGPGGVDVGLGTGTGAFGPGLGTGGLGPGGYGVGLGAGIPSTGGLGTGGLGVGTGGIGPGSYVKPPKSGYGGFGPSGVGTSPGSGGVGPEGTGLRPGSITPGGVGPGGVSPGGIGPGGVSPGGIGIGGTGPGGVGPGGITPGGIAPIRLGPGGIAIDPSAGGLGPGAAIKPPKTGAGYGGQRIGAGGFGTGGFGTGALGGGGIGPGGAGLGPGGGGLGPGVGGLGPGGAGLGPGGAGLGPGGVGLGPGGGGLGSITPGSTSGLRPGGFGQGIGGKPGKTGYGGRGVGLGAGGLVPGFGGPGTLGAGGFGSGGLVPGGLSPGGLVPGGLSPGGLGTGGFGRGVGGKPPKPPGYSGLGGLGPGGFGQGIRPGFGLGGPGSGGVGPGGVGPGGVGPGGIGPGGIGPGGVGPGGPGGVGTGGVGPGGVGPGGVGPGGVGPGGVGPGGFGPGGVGPGGVGPGGVGLGGVGPGGVGPGGIGPGGVGPGGVGPGGVGPGGLGIGFGPRGVGGGAGGKLRKPGGYGGYGSLGVPGGVYSGVGQKPPKTGLGRAGYGPGGIGVGPGGTGVAPGGAGVSPGVGLGGAGVGLGGAGIGPGGAGVGPGGAGVGPGGAGVGPGGAGVSPGGAGVGPGGAGVGPGGAGIGFGGAGFGPGGAGVGPGGTGAGTGGAPVLPQTGLPGSGTSTGRKIGKIGKAPVPGIGIPGLHQGGIVPGQGFGGLGVLPGVATGSQTGGQGALGASGGRGGFAGQQLPGVFRGYPLILPKSGGAGSVKSQAKLAKYAGTGGIPGVGGALGVGGIPGVGGVPGAGGIPGVGAVPGAGGIPGVGAVPGAGGIPGVGAVPGAGGIPGVGAVPGAGGIPGVGAVPGAGGIPGVGAVPGAGGIPGVGAVPGAGGIPGVGGVPGAGGIPGVGGVPGAGGIPGTVGGVPGGSGFYPGAGGVYPGGAGAKALKYALGIGTGGFPGLGAGGLPGSGIGGAGAGAGAGGLPGSGVGGIGAGGLPGSGFGGIGAGGLPGSGIGGAGASGVPGSGIGGIGAGGLPGSGIGGAGAGGLPGSGIGGAGAGGLPSSGLGTGGIGSGGTGTGPGGYAGAKARKYGLGGAGGFLGVPGSGLGTGGLPGSGLGFSGLPGGIGGLPSGSVGGVSSGGLPAIGTGGYGSAAKARKYGAAGGLGGVGSLPGSGLGPGGVPGGGLGPGGVPLGGGLGPGGVPFGGGLGPGGVPGGGLGPGGVPGGGLGPGGVPGGGLGPGGVPFGGGLGPGGVPGGGLGPGGVPFGGGLGPGGYAAAKARKYGLLGGAGGAAGTGLPGGVVGGGLGLGVPAGGTGAGASPTGGFGPGGVPGGGAVPGLVPGGGYGPVSGGFGAGAGPAGGYSPGTGLGPGAGLGPGTGLGPGAGFGLGAGSVPGGIGTRGGPTGVGVAYGPGSKAAKYGVPGAGGQLGGVPGTATGALGRTGQGVVPGSFGGGYGPGSAGFGGGLGPGSAGFGGGLGPGSAGFGALPGSAPGLGMGGYGGYGARAKPPKYGQPGGGFGNVLGGAGLVPGAVGVGTTGGRTGITAGSKADKTVVPGVGGGTLGGAVSPDAPTTTTGQGARPGADGVVLHGGTAAGANGTEERPGGTKAPKLGEPGGAIEGSGSSIGGGTGEGVSGGPVEGDGLDGVAGTGIPILAGRKPDVDASLPGGTGVPIPEIGAGVVQPSAGVGDSLPGAKPLKPPGAGGGVVAGRGDTPGSIVEKPEVAGGGPGGIGGAPSGTSTAPGGVGGGSGGVGAGQGGIGGGPGGVGGGPGGVGGGPGGVGGGPGGVGAGPGGVGGGPGGVGGGPGGVGGGPGGVGGGPGGVGGGPGEVGGGPGGVGAGPGGVGAGPGGVGGGPGGVGGGPGGVGGGPGGVGAGPGGVGGGPGGVGAGPGGVGTSTKPGTFKPPKGYGVTGGGGLLGAGGFGGTGGPGGLGGPGVTTGAGYLPASSNLPLGGGGVGTGAQKPSKSYGGGYGAGPGGLLPVNGLRFPSGAAVGSKQGLLLGGGGGGLGNLGSSTGGPGGYGPGGYGPGAGSYGTGPAGYGDATGGYGTGPGGPGGVGLGYGTGTRKPPKSYGAAGTMGGAGRGIGVGGLGGVPGGVGSGPGGAGGVGGGLGGLGGGLGYPAGAGLATGARKSGKSGLGGLGGVGGPGGGLGGAGGIGGPGGGLGGAGGIGGPAGGGLGGLGGVGAAGQAGPGAGFRYPGGAGLGAGAGKPGKSGYGTGAFGGQGFQPGYGGGGAGGVGAGGVGAGGAGSAPLTPQQYKAAKYAALQGTLGAGGYRGGAACQGKYCGRRRK; encoded by the exons CCTGGATTTGGTCCAGGAGGGATTGGTCCTGGAGGTGGACTAGGAACTAGACCAGGAGTTGGCATTGGTGCAG GTCCTGGTGGTGTGGATGTGGGACTTGGTACTGGGACCGGAGCTTTTGGCCCTGGTCTTGGCACAGGAGGACTTGGTCCAGGTGGTTATGGTGTAGGCCTTGGAGCAGGTATACCATCCACTGGAGGTCTTGGTACTGGTGGTCTAGGTGTTGGTACTGGTGGAATTGGGCCAG GCTCTTATGTAAAACCCCCAAAATCAG GTTATGGTGGGTTTGGACCTAGTGGAGTAGGTACAAGCCCTGGATCTGGAGGAGTTGGTCCAGAGGGTACTGGACTTAGACCAGGAAGCATTACTCCAGGAGGCGTTGGTCCAGGGGGTGTTAGTCCAGGAG GCATTGGTCCAGGGGGTGTTAGTCCAGGAGGCATTGGTATTGGAGGAACTGGTCCTGGAGGAGTTGGTCCTGGAGGAATCACACCTGGAGGCATTGCTCCCATTAGACTTGGACCCGGAGGCATAGCAATTGATCCCAGTGCTGGAGGTCTTGGACCAG GAGCTGCTATCAAGCCTCCTAAAACAG GGGCAGGATATGGTGGACAACGCATTGGCGCTGGTGGTTTTGGAACTGGTGGCTTTGGAACCGGTGctctaggaggaggtggaattgGACCaggaggagctgggcttggacCAGGAGGAGGTGGACTTGGACCAGGAGTAGGTGGACTTGGACCaggaggagctgggcttggaccaggaggagctgggcttggacCAGGAGGAGTTGGGCTTGGACCAGGAGGAGGTGGActtggcagcattactccaggCAGTACTAGTGGGTTAAGACCTGGAGGTTTTGGACAAG GAATTGGTGGTAAACCTGGGAAGACAG GATATGGAGGCCGGGGTGTGGGCCTAGGTGCTGGTGGATTAGTGCCTGGTTTTGGAGGGCCTGGCACTCTTGGGGCAGGAGGCTTTGGTTCTGGAGGTCTTGTTCCAGGAGGACTGAGTCCTGGAGGTCTTGTTCCAGGAGGACTGAGTCCTGGAGGTCTTGGGACAGGTGGATTTGGAAGAG GTGTTGGTGGAAAACCTCCAAAACCTCCAG GTTATAGCGGTTTAGGTGGTCTTGGCCCAGGTGGATTTGGCCAAGGAATTAGACCAGGATTTGGCCTAGGAGGTCCTGGTTCGGGAGGAGTTGGCCCAGGAGGAGTTGGCCCAGGAGGAGTTGGACCAGGAGGCATTGGCCCAGGAGGCATTGGTCCAGGAGGAGTTGGTCCAGGAGGTCCAGGAGGAGTTGGAACAGGAGGCGTTGGTCCAGGAGGAGTTGGTCCAGGAGGAGTTGGTCCAGGAGGAGTTGGACCAGGAGGAGTTGGACCAGGAGGATTTGGTCCAGGAGGAGTTGGCCCAGGAGGAGTTGGCCCAGGAGGAGTTGGCCTAGGAGGAGTTGGACCAGGAGGAGTTGGACCAGGAGGAATTGGCCCAGGAGGAGTTGGACCAGGAGGAGTTGGCCCAGGAGGAGTTGGACCAGGAGGTCTTGGTATAGGCTTTGGGCCCAGAGGAGTAGGAGGAG GAGCTGGGGGTAAACTTAGAAAGCCTG GTGGTTATGGGGGATATGGAAGCTTGGGTGTTCCTGGAGGTGTTTACTCTGGAGTTGGGCAGAAACCACCTAAAACAG GACTTGGTCGAGCTGGATATGGTCCTGGTGGAATAGGAGTTGGCCCTGGTGGAACTGGGGTTGCTCCTGGTGGTGCAGGCGTTAGTCCTGGAGTAGGTCTCGGTGGAGCTGGAGTCGGCCTGGGTGGAGCTGGCATAGGTCCCGGTGGAGCTGGAGTCGGTCCCGGTGGAGCTGGAGTCGGCCCCGGTGGAGCTGGAGTCGGTCCCGGTGGAGCTGGAGTCAGCCCTGGTGGAGCTGGAGTCGGTCCAGGTGGAGCTGGAGTCGGCCCCGGTGGAGCTGGAATAGGTTTCGGTGGAGCTGGATTCGGCCCTGGTGGAGCAGGAGTCGGCCCGGGTGGAACTGGTGCTGGCACTGGCGGAG CACCTGTTCTGCCACAAACTGGATTGCCTGGTAGTGGAACAAGTACTGGACGTAAAATTGGCAAGATTGGAAAGGCACCAGTGCCTG GTATTGGTATCCCTGGGTTGCACCAGGGTGGTATTGTCCCTGGACAAG GTTTTGGTGGCTTAGGAGTACTACCGGGTGTAGCTACCGGATCTCAGACTGGTGGTCAAGGTGCACTTGGGGCCAGTG gtggTCGGGGAGGCTTTGCTGGACAACAGTTACCTGGGGTATTTCGTGGGTACCCACTCATTTTACCAAAGTCTGGAG GAGCTGGCTCAGTGAAGTCTCAAGCTAAATTGGCTAAATATG CAGGAACTGGTGGAATACCTGGTGTTGGTGGTGCACTTGGTGTAGGCGGTATACCTGGAGTTGGTGGTGTACCTGGAGCAGGTGGCATCCCTGGTGTTGGTGCAGTACCTGGTGCAGGTGGCATCCCTGGTGTTGGTGCAGTACCTGGTGCAGGTGGCATCCCTGGTGTTGGTGCTGTACCTGGAGCAGGTGGCATCCCTGGTGTTGGTGCTGTACCTGGAGCAGGTGGCATCCCTGGTGTTGGTGCAGTACCTGGTGCAGGTGGCATCCCTGGTGTTGGTGCTGTACCTGGAGCTGGTGGCATCCCTGGCGTTGGTGCTGTACCTGGAGCAGGTGGCATccctggtgttggtggtgtacCTGGAGCAGGTGGCATccctggtgttggtggtgtacCTGGAGCAGGTGGCATCCCTGGGACTGTTGGAGGTGTACCAGGAGGGAGTGGCTTTTAtcctggtgctggtggtgtctATCCTGGAG GGGCAGGAGCCAAAGCACTCAAATATG CCTTAGGAATTGGAACAGGTGGGTTCCCTGGTCTTGGAGCTGGTGGACTTCCTGGCTCTGGGATTGGTGGAGCTGGAGCTGGAGCTGGAGCTGGTGGACTTCCTGGATCTGGGGTTGGTGGAATTGGAGCTGGTGGACTTCCTGGATCTGGGTTTGGTGGAATTGGAGCTGGTGGACTTCCTGGATCTGGGATTGGTGGAGCTGGAGCTAGTGGAGTTCCTGGATCTGGGATTGGTGGAATTGGAGCTGGTGGACTTCCTGGATCTGGGATTGGTGGAGCTGGAGCTGGTGGACTTCCTGGATCTGGGATTGGTGGAGCTGGAGCTGGTGGACTTCCTAGTTCTGGACTTGGAACTGGCGGAATTGGCAGTGGTGGCACTGGAACAGGTCCTGGAG GATATGCTGGAGCCAAAGCAAGAAAATATG GccttggtggtgctggtggattTCTAGGAGTACCTGGCAGTGGACTTGGCACTGGAGGTCTACCTGGGAGTGGGCTTGGATTCTCTGGCCTGCCTGGAGGAATAGGTGGTCTACCAAGTGgaagtgttggaggtgtgtctAGTGGAGGACTTCCTGCTATTGGAACTGGAG GATATGGATCTGCGGCAAAGGCTCGAAAATATG GTGCTGCTGGGGGTCTGGGTGGAGTTGGAAGTCTCCCAGGCAGTGGTCTTGGCCCTGGAGGAGTGCCTGGTGGTGGTCTTGGGCCAGGAGGAGTGCCTCTTGGTGGTGGTCTTGGTCCTGGTGGAGTCCCTTTTGGTGGTGGTCTTGGCCCTGGAGGAGTGCCTGGTGGTGGTCTTGGGCCAGGAGGAGTGCCTGGTGGTGGTCTTGGTCCTGGTGGAGTGCCTGGAGGTGGTCTTGGGCCAGGAGGAGTGCCTTTTGGTGGTGGTCTTGGCCCTGGAGGAGTGCCTGGTGGTGGTCTTGGGCCAGGAGGAGTGCCTTTTGGTGGTGGTCTTGGGCCAGGAG GATATGCTGCAGCCAAAGCTCGCAAATACG GTCTCCttggtggagcaggtggtgctGCTGGAACAGGATTGCCTGGAGGAGTAGTTGGAGGTGGACTAGGTCTAGGAGTGCCCGCTGGTGGAACTGGTGCTGGTGCGTCACCAACAGGTGGATTTGGTCCAGGAGGAGTACCTGGTGGTGGTGCTGTCCCTGGACTGGTACCCGGAGGTGGCTATGGCCCTGTCTCTGGAG GATTTGGAGCTGGGGCTGGACCTGCTGGTGGATATAGTCCAGGCACTGGGTTGGGTCCTGGTGCTGGGTTGGGTCCAGGCACTGGGTTGGGTCCTGGTGCTGGGTTTGGACTTGGAGCAGGCAGTGTACCTGGAGGAATAGGAACCAGAGGAGGGCCTACAGGTGTTGGAG TTGCATATGGACCTGGCTCAAAAGCTGCTAAATATG GTGTCCCAGGAGCAGGCGGACAGTTGGGGGGAGTACCTGGCACAGCAACAGGAGCACTAGGACGTACTGGACAGGGTG TTGTGCCTGGAAGCTTTGGAGGTGGGTACGGTCCTGGATCAGCTGGGTTTGGAGGGGGGCTTGGACCTGGATCTGCTGGGTTTGGAGGGGGGCTTGGACCTGGATCTGCTGGCTTTGGTGCCCTCCCTGGCAGTGCGCCAGGGCTAGGTATGGGAGGATATGGAG GATATGGAGCCAGGGCAAAGCCTCCCAAATATG GTCAACCAGGTGGTGGGTTCGGTAATGTTTTAGGTGGAGCTGGTTTGGTACCTGGTGCTGTTGGAGTTGGAACCACAGGAGGAAGGACTGGAATTACTGCTG GAAGCAAGGCAGATAAAACTG TAGTTCCTGGTGTTGGTGGAGGAACACTAGGAGGGGCAGTGAGTCCAGACGCACCAACCACAACCACAGGCCAGGGAGCAAGACCTGGAGCTGATGGAG TTGTGCTGCATGGTGGAACAGCTGCTGGGGCTAATGGCACTGAAGAAAGACCAG GTGGTACTAAAGCCCCCAAGCTgg GAGAACCAGGAGGAGCAATTGAGGGTTCTGGAAGCTCCATTGGAGGTGGTACAGGTGAAG GAGTTAGTGGTGGGCCTGTTGAAGGTGATGGATTGGATGGTGTTGCTGGGACAGGAATCCCCATCTTAGCTGGCAGAAAACCAG ATGTTGATGCTTCACTCCCAG GTGGAACAGGAGTGCCGATACCAGAAA TTGGTGCTGGAGTTGTTCAACCCAGTG CTGGAGTTGGTGATAGTCTGCCAGGAGCCAAACCTCTGAAGCCTCCAG GTGCTGGAGGTGGTGTTGTCGCTGGACGAGGAGATACTCCAGGCAGTATTGTGGAAAAACCAGAAGTTGCAGGTGGAGGTCCAGGTGGAATTGGTGGAGCGCCTAGTGGAACAAGCACTGCACCCGGAGGAGTTGGAGGAGGGTCGGGTGGGGTTGGAGCAGGACAGGGTGGGATTGGAGGAGGCCCGGGTGGAGTTGGAGGAGGCCCGGGTGGAGTTGGAGGAGGGCCGGGTGGAGTTGGAGGAGGCCCGGGTGGAGTTGGAGCAGGGCCGGGTGGAGTTGGAGGAGGCCCGGGTGGAGTTGGAGGAGGCCCGGGTGGAGTTGGAGGAGGGCCAGGGGGAGTTGGAGGAGGGCCGGGTGGAGTTGGAGGAGGCCCGGGTGAAGTTGGAGGAGGGCCGGGTGGAGTTGGAGCAGGGCCGGGTGGAGTTGGAGCAGGGCCGGGTGGAGTTGGAGGAGGCCCGGGTGGAGTTGGAGGAGGGCCAGGGGGAGTTGGAGGAGGGCCGGGTGGAGTTGGAGCAGGACCAGGTGGAGTTGGCGGAGGACCTGGTGGAGTTGGAGCAGGACCGGGTGGAGTTGGTACCAGCACCAAGCCAGGAACATTTAAACCTCCCAAAG GTTATGGTGTCACAGGTGGAGGGGGCCTCCTGGGTGCTGGAGGCTTTGGTGGCACTGGGGGCCCAGGTGGACTAGGAGGGCCTGGAGTGACAACGGGAGCAGGCTATTTACCTGCAAGTAGCAACCTCCCGcttggaggtggaggagttggAACTGGAGCTCAGAAACCTAGCAAAA GTTATGGTGGGGGTTATGGTGCAGGTCCTGGTGGCCTCCTGCCAGTTAATG GTTTAAGGTTTCCAAGTGGAGCTGCAGTGGGCAGTAAACAAG GGTTGCTTttaggaggaggaggtggtgggctTGGTAACCTTGGAAGCTCAACTGGTGGACCAGGGGGCTACGGACCAGGGGGCTACGGACCAGGGGCTGGCAGTTATGGAACGGGACCGGCTGGCTATGGGGATGCCACTGGTGGCTATGGAACAGGACCAGGTGGTcctggtggtgtag GTCTTGGATATGGCACTGGAACAAGAAAGCCACCAAAAA GCTATGGAGCTGCTGGAACAATGGGTGGAGCAGGAAGAGGCATTGGGGTGGGGGGCTTAGGAGGAGTGCCTGGAGGAGTGGGCTCTGGCCCTGGAGGAGCTGGTGGAGTTGGAGGTGGACTGGGTGGTCTAGGTGGAG GTTTAGGATACCCAGCAGGAGCAGGACTGGCGACGGGAGCCAGGAAATCTGGGAAATCAG GACTTGGCGGTTTGGGAGGAGTAGGAGGCCCTGGAGGAGGACTAGGTGGTGCAGGAGGAATAGGAGGCCCTGGAGGAGGACTAGGTGGTGCAGGAGGAATAGGaggccctgcaggaggaggacTAGGTGGTTTGGGAGGAGTAGGAGCTGCTGGTCAAGCAGGGCCTGGTGCAG GTTTCAGGTATCCAGGTGGTGCAGGCCTGGGGGCTGGAGCTGGAAAGCCTGGGAAATCAG GCTACGGCACAGGTGCTTTTGGTGGTCAAGGCTTCCAGCCAG GctatggaggaggtggagcaggtggagttgGAGCAGGTGGAGTTGGAGCGGGTGGAGCCGGAAGTGCACCACTTACACCTCAGCAAT ACAAAGCAGCCAAATACGCAGCTCTCCAGGGTACTCTGGGTGCTGGAGGATACAGAG GGGGCGCAGCATGCCAAGGCAAGTACTGTGGCAGGAGGAGGAAGTGA